A stretch of Mycobacterium sp. ITM-2016-00316 DNA encodes these proteins:
- a CDS encoding aspartate aminotransferase family protein gives MTITEVSTSATSDLAAKANRHLWGHFARHGEGITPPIITRGEGTRIFDDKGNSYIDGLSGLFVVQVGHGREELAAAAAKQAEQLAFFPLWSYATPSAIELAERVANYAPGDLNRVFFTTGGGEAVESAWKLAKQFFKLTGKPGKYKVISRSIAYHGTPQGALAITGIPAFKAPFDPPTPGGFRVPNTNFYRAPEQFSSDPKAWGRYCADRIAEAIEFEGPDTVAAVFLEPVQNAGGCFPPPPGYFERVREICDEYDVLLVSDEVICAYGRIGSMFACDDFGYVPDIITSAKGLTSGYSPLGAMIASDRLFEPFNDGQTVFGHGYTFGGHPVSSAVALANLDIFEREGINAHVKENAPAFRATLEKLYDLPIVGDVRGEGFFYGIELVKDKATKETFDDDESERLLRGYLTPALWEAGLYCRADDRGDPVVQLAPPLISGQAEFDAIYDILHNVLSEASRRM, from the coding sequence ATGACAATTACCGAAGTAAGCACAAGCGCGACAAGCGATCTGGCAGCCAAGGCCAACCGGCATCTGTGGGGGCATTTCGCCCGCCACGGTGAAGGCATCACCCCGCCGATCATCACCCGCGGCGAGGGCACCCGGATCTTCGACGACAAGGGCAACAGCTACATCGACGGCCTGAGTGGGCTGTTCGTGGTCCAGGTCGGGCACGGCCGTGAGGAACTCGCCGCCGCTGCCGCCAAACAGGCCGAGCAGCTGGCGTTCTTCCCACTGTGGTCCTACGCCACCCCGTCGGCCATCGAACTGGCCGAGCGGGTGGCCAATTACGCGCCGGGAGACCTGAACCGGGTCTTCTTCACCACCGGTGGCGGCGAGGCGGTGGAGAGTGCCTGGAAGCTGGCCAAGCAGTTCTTCAAGCTGACCGGCAAACCGGGCAAATACAAGGTGATCTCGCGGTCCATCGCCTATCACGGCACCCCGCAGGGAGCGCTGGCGATCACCGGCATCCCGGCGTTCAAGGCGCCCTTCGATCCGCCGACCCCCGGCGGTTTCCGGGTGCCCAACACCAACTTCTACCGCGCTCCCGAGCAGTTCAGCAGCGACCCCAAGGCATGGGGCCGCTACTGCGCCGACCGCATCGCCGAGGCCATCGAGTTCGAGGGCCCCGACACCGTCGCCGCGGTCTTCCTGGAGCCCGTGCAGAACGCCGGCGGCTGCTTCCCGCCGCCGCCCGGATACTTCGAGCGGGTCCGCGAGATCTGCGATGAGTACGACGTACTGCTCGTCTCCGACGAGGTGATCTGCGCCTACGGCCGGATCGGCTCGATGTTCGCCTGTGACGATTTCGGATACGTTCCCGACATCATCACCAGCGCAAAGGGTTTGACGTCGGGCTACTCCCCTCTCGGCGCGATGATCGCCAGCGACCGGCTCTTCGAACCGTTCAACGACGGACAGACCGTGTTCGGGCACGGCTACACCTTCGGTGGGCACCCGGTGTCCTCCGCCGTCGCGCTGGCCAACCTCGACATCTTCGAACGCGAGGGCATCAACGCCCACGTCAAGGAGAACGCCCCCGCCTTCCGCGCCACCCTGGAGAAGCTCTACGACCTGCCGATCGTCGGCGACGTCCGCGGTGAGGGCTTCTTCTACGGCATCGAACTGGTCAAGGACAAGGCGACCAAGGAGACCTTCGACGACGACGAATCCGAGCGGCTGCTGCGCGGATACCTCACGCCGGCACTGTGGGAGGCCGGGCTGTACTGCCGCGCCGACGACCGTGGCGACCCGGTGGTGCAGCTGGCTCCCCCGCTGATCAGTGGGCAGGCCGAATTCGACGCGATCTACGACATCCTGCACAACGTGCTGTCGGAGGCCTCTCGCCGGATGTGA
- a CDS encoding sigma-70 family RNA polymerase sigma factor, producing MTARARAAEFEELRPHLLAVGYRLTGTYADAEDIVQDAWLRWRGSGDDIADLRAWLTTVVSRLGLDRLRSASHRRETYVGQWLPEPVVTGVDRDDPLAAVVADEDARFAAMVVLERLTPDQRVAFVLHDGFGVPFADIADVLAVSAAAARQLASRARRAVQHAAPSASDDTHDETAGLLMAALAAGNMEAVVRLLHPEVTFTGDSNRRAPTAARVIHGPDKVARFLFGLAERYGPNWLAGNQLALINGQLGAYTPGAAAVDGYPELMPRITAMTIRDGKVCALWDIANPDKFTASPLRLTDPRASAQREPRAPDRRHPS from the coding sequence ATGACCGCACGCGCCCGGGCCGCGGAATTCGAGGAGCTGCGACCGCATCTGCTCGCCGTCGGCTACCGGCTCACCGGGACGTACGCCGATGCCGAGGACATCGTGCAGGACGCCTGGCTACGGTGGCGCGGTTCCGGCGATGATATCGCCGATCTACGGGCCTGGCTGACCACGGTGGTGAGCCGACTGGGTCTGGACCGGCTGCGTTCGGCCAGCCACCGGCGCGAGACCTATGTCGGGCAATGGCTGCCCGAGCCGGTCGTGACCGGTGTCGACCGTGACGATCCGCTGGCCGCCGTCGTCGCTGACGAGGACGCCCGGTTCGCGGCGATGGTGGTGCTGGAGCGCCTCACCCCGGATCAGCGGGTAGCCTTCGTGCTGCACGACGGCTTCGGCGTCCCGTTCGCCGACATCGCCGACGTGCTCGCCGTCAGCGCCGCTGCCGCCCGTCAGCTGGCCTCGCGGGCGCGCCGTGCCGTGCAGCACGCCGCACCATCGGCCTCTGATGACACCCACGACGAGACGGCCGGCCTGCTGATGGCCGCACTGGCCGCGGGGAACATGGAGGCCGTCGTCCGGTTGCTGCACCCGGAGGTGACCTTCACCGGGGACTCCAACCGCCGGGCCCCGACGGCGGCGCGTGTCATCCACGGACCGGACAAGGTGGCACGGTTCCTGTTCGGTCTGGCCGAGCGGTACGGGCCGAACTGGCTCGCGGGCAATCAGCTGGCCCTGATCAACGGCCAACTCGGTGCCTACACGCCGGGTGCGGCCGCCGTCGACGGATACCCCGAACTGATGCCGCGAATCACCGCGATGACGATCCGGGACGGAAAGGTCTGTGCGCTATGGGATATCGCGAACCCGGACAAGTTCACCGCGTCTCCGCTTCGGCTCACCGATCCTCGCGCGAGCGCTCAGCGGGAGCCCAGGGCACCCGACAGGCGTCACCCGAGCTGA
- a CDS encoding D-alanyl-D-alanine carboxypeptidase family protein, producing MASKVSLRRVACAVTATLMLTGSALVGAPLAGADPGPDPCPYKVTTPPAVDDSEVPKAGPPPQPLPVPATPLGGDALGGCGLITAPDTPPVPGDVSAEAWLVADLDTGDIIAAKDPHGRHRPASVIKVLTAMASIQELPINRVVTGSEADENAEGSSVGVKNGERYTVSDLLHGLLMVSGNDAAHALAAQLGGMDTALQKINNLARRLGARDTRAATPSGLDGPGMSTSAYDIGLFYRYAWQNDTFAKIVATQKYQWPTYELENDVKLLSNYPGALGGKTGYTDDAGQTFVGAAERDGRRLVAVLLKGTRVPIAPWEQAARLLDYGFATAPGTKIGSLIEPDPSLSTPEPEKAPDPTAVAATALPSADALPVRVGVGFVGVIIVFALIMAARSMNRQRA from the coding sequence ATGGCTTCCAAAGTTTCGCTGCGCCGAGTGGCTTGTGCGGTCACCGCGACCTTGATGCTGACCGGCTCCGCGCTGGTCGGAGCGCCGCTGGCCGGCGCAGACCCGGGCCCGGATCCCTGCCCGTACAAGGTGACCACACCGCCCGCGGTCGACGACTCGGAGGTGCCCAAGGCCGGTCCGCCCCCACAGCCGCTACCGGTGCCCGCCACCCCGCTCGGTGGTGACGCACTCGGCGGTTGCGGGCTGATCACCGCGCCCGACACCCCACCGGTGCCCGGTGACGTGTCGGCCGAGGCGTGGCTGGTCGCCGACCTGGACACCGGCGACATCATCGCCGCCAAGGATCCACACGGACGGCACCGCCCCGCCAGCGTGATCAAGGTGCTCACCGCGATGGCGTCGATCCAGGAACTGCCGATCAACCGTGTGGTCACCGGCAGCGAGGCCGACGAGAACGCCGAGGGCAGCAGCGTCGGCGTGAAGAACGGTGAGCGCTACACCGTCAGCGACCTGCTGCACGGCCTGCTGATGGTCTCCGGCAACGACGCCGCGCACGCGCTGGCCGCCCAGCTCGGCGGGATGGACACCGCGCTGCAGAAGATCAACAACCTGGCCCGCCGGCTCGGCGCCCGCGACACCCGTGCGGCGACACCGTCGGGCCTGGACGGCCCGGGGATGAGCACCTCGGCCTACGACATCGGCCTGTTCTACCGGTACGCCTGGCAGAACGACACTTTCGCGAAGATCGTGGCCACCCAGAAGTATCAGTGGCCGACCTACGAGCTGGAGAACGACGTCAAGCTGCTGTCGAACTACCCGGGCGCACTCGGCGGCAAGACCGGCTATACCGACGACGCCGGGCAGACGTTCGTCGGTGCCGCCGAGCGGGACGGCCGACGGCTGGTGGCGGTCCTGCTCAAGGGCACCCGGGTGCCGATCGCCCCGTGGGAGCAGGCGGCCCGCCTGCTCGACTACGGCTTCGCGACGGCGCCGGGCACCAAGATCGGTTCCCTGATCGAACCCGATCCCTCGTTGAGCACTCCGGAGCCGGAGAAGGCACCCGACCCCACGGCGGTGGCCGCGACCGCACTGCCGAGTGCCGACGCGCTGCCGGTGCGGGTCGGTGTCGGGTTCGTCGGCGTCATTATCGTCTTCGCGCTCATCATGGCGGCGCGTTCGATGAACCGTCAGCGCGCCTGA
- a CDS encoding multidrug efflux SMR transporter, whose translation MAWLILVISGVLEAVWATALGRSAGFTKMGPSVVFGVALVFSMAGLAFAMRSLPIGTSYAIWVGIGAALTVGYAMFTGSEGASVIKVALILGIVGCVVGLKLIGH comes from the coding sequence ATGGCTTGGCTGATTCTGGTGATCTCGGGTGTGCTGGAGGCCGTGTGGGCCACCGCACTCGGTAGGTCCGCGGGCTTCACCAAAATGGGCCCATCGGTGGTTTTCGGTGTGGCGCTGGTGTTTTCGATGGCCGGCCTGGCCTTCGCCATGCGCTCGCTGCCCATCGGCACCAGCTACGCGATCTGGGTGGGTATCGGCGCCGCGCTCACCGTGGGCTACGCGATGTTCACCGGCTCCGAGGGCGCCTCAGTCATCAAGGTGGCGCTGATCCTCGGCATCGTCGGCTGCGTCGTCGGCCTCAAACTGATCGGACACTAG
- a CDS encoding Lrp/AsnC family transcriptional regulator produces the protein MSNPDSQPGASAVSLRINHSRPGAAFQLDELSKAIIEKLQQDGRRSYAGIGKAVGLSEAAVRQRVQRMVDAGVMQIVAVTDPMQLGFARQAMIGIRCTGDTTKVAEKLAALESVDYVVLTAGTFDAIVEVVCEDDGDLLDLLNTKIRAVPGVIATETLVYLKLVKQQYNWGTR, from the coding sequence ATGTCGAACCCGGATTCCCAGCCCGGCGCGTCCGCCGTGTCACTGCGAATCAACCATTCTCGCCCCGGCGCCGCGTTCCAGCTGGACGAGCTCTCGAAGGCCATCATCGAGAAGCTGCAGCAGGACGGTCGACGTTCCTACGCCGGGATCGGCAAGGCCGTCGGCCTCTCCGAGGCCGCGGTGCGCCAACGGGTCCAGCGGATGGTCGATGCCGGTGTCATGCAGATCGTGGCCGTCACCGACCCCATGCAACTCGGTTTCGCCCGTCAGGCCATGATCGGCATCCGGTGCACCGGTGACACCACCAAGGTCGCCGAGAAGCTGGCCGCACTGGAGTCCGTCGACTACGTGGTGCTCACCGCCGGAACGTTCGACGCGATCGTCGAGGTCGTCTGCGAGGACGACGGCGACCTGCTCGACCTGCTCAACACCAAGATCCGCGCCGTCCCAGGAGTGATAGCCACCGAAACGTTGGTTTACCTGAAACTAGTCAAACAGCAATACAACTGGGGCACGAGATGA
- a CDS encoding gamma-aminobutyraldehyde dehydrogenase encodes MSATQIPGSWINGAAARTSGAPFEIINPATGAVAATYALATPADVDAAVAAARAAQPGWAAATPADRAAVLFKLAELMDAEAATFIAEEVAQCGKPVRLATEFDVPGSIDNVSFFAGAARHLEGKATAEYSADHTSSIRREAVGVVATITPWNYPLQMAVWKVIPALAAGCAVVIKPAEITPLTTLTLARVATAAGLPDGVLNVVTGSGTDVGTALAGHRDVDVVTFTGSTGVGRKVMAAAAVHGHRTQLELGGKAPFVVFDDADLDAAIQGAVAGALINSGQDCTAATRAIVSRDLYDDFVAGVGEVMGKIVVGDPNDPDTDLGPLISFAHREKVAAMVSRAPGQGGRIVTGGVSPDLPGAFYRPTLIADVAEDSEIYRDEVFGPVLTVRAFTDDDDALRQANDTVYGLAASAWTRDVYRAQRASREINAGCVWINDHIPIISEMPHGGVGASGFGKDMSDYSFEEYLTIKHVMSDITGVAEKDWHRTIFTKR; translated from the coding sequence GTGAGTGCAACGCAAATCCCCGGCAGCTGGATCAACGGAGCAGCGGCGCGAACCAGTGGTGCGCCCTTCGAGATCATCAACCCCGCGACCGGTGCGGTGGCCGCGACCTACGCGCTGGCGACCCCCGCCGATGTCGACGCCGCCGTGGCCGCGGCACGCGCCGCTCAGCCCGGATGGGCCGCCGCGACGCCGGCCGACCGCGCCGCCGTGCTGTTCAAGCTCGCCGAGCTGATGGACGCAGAGGCGGCCACCTTCATCGCCGAGGAAGTGGCCCAGTGCGGTAAGCCGGTGCGCCTGGCCACCGAGTTCGACGTGCCCGGCAGCATCGACAACGTGTCGTTCTTCGCCGGTGCGGCACGGCATCTGGAGGGCAAGGCCACCGCCGAATACTCGGCCGATCACACCTCGAGCATCCGGCGCGAAGCCGTCGGTGTCGTCGCGACCATCACGCCGTGGAACTATCCGCTGCAGATGGCGGTGTGGAAGGTCATCCCGGCGCTGGCCGCCGGCTGCGCCGTCGTCATCAAACCGGCCGAGATCACCCCACTGACCACGCTGACCCTGGCGAGGGTGGCCACGGCGGCCGGGCTGCCCGACGGCGTGCTCAACGTGGTGACCGGCTCGGGCACCGATGTCGGTACCGCGCTTGCCGGGCATCGCGATGTCGACGTGGTCACGTTCACCGGATCGACCGGGGTGGGACGCAAGGTGATGGCCGCGGCCGCCGTGCACGGTCACCGCACCCAGCTCGAACTCGGCGGCAAGGCGCCCTTCGTGGTCTTCGATGACGCCGATCTCGACGCGGCCATCCAGGGTGCCGTCGCGGGTGCGTTGATCAACTCCGGTCAGGACTGCACGGCGGCGACCCGGGCGATCGTGTCGCGGGATCTGTACGACGATTTCGTCGCTGGGGTCGGCGAGGTGATGGGCAAGATCGTCGTGGGCGACCCGAACGATCCGGATACCGATCTCGGGCCCCTGATCTCGTTCGCGCACCGGGAGAAGGTGGCGGCCATGGTGTCCCGCGCTCCCGGACAGGGCGGTCGCATCGTGACCGGTGGCGTCAGCCCGGACCTGCCGGGTGCGTTCTACCGGCCAACGCTGATCGCCGATGTGGCAGAGGATTCCGAGATCTACCGCGACGAGGTGTTCGGTCCGGTGCTCACGGTGCGCGCGTTCACCGACGATGACGACGCGCTTCGCCAAGCCAATGACACCGTCTACGGACTGGCCGCCTCGGCGTGGACCCGCGATGTCTACCGCGCGCAGCGGGCGTCGCGCGAGATCAACGCCGGTTGCGTGTGGATCAACGACCACATCCCGATCATCTCCGAGATGCCGCACGGCGGTGTCGGGGCGTCCGGATTCGGCAAGGACATGAGCGACTACTCCTTCGAGGAGTACCTCACCATCAAGCACGTGATGAGCGATATCACCGGTGTGGCCGAAAAGGATTGGCACCGGACCATCTTCACGAAGCGCTAG
- a CDS encoding APC family permease — MAIAEQPAPMTTDKGLQAGALGLVGNVVIGLAAVAPAYSLAATLGYVVLNVGDKAPAMFVLAFIPMLLVAFAYKELSQDTPDCGTTFTWGTKAFGPWVGWIGGWGLAVSAIIVLANVAEVAAIYLFKFLGQDALAENLFAKVALGSFFIISMTLVSARGVVVSERMQNVLITIQFGVLIIASIWALIRVFSGTAGAQAVSPQLSWLWPSGLDVSSIAAAIILCIFIYWGWDACLAVGEETKNPGKTPGIAAVITTLILVCTYVLVAYAVQSFSGFGVVGIGLNNPNNTDDVLTVLGGPVGGSILASLLLLTVSVSALSSTQTTILPTARGTLSMAVYEALPKRFASVHPKYMTPAFGTIVMGCMALFFYLVLTFLSENALADSVASLGLAVAFYYGITAFACVWYFRRTLFTSARNLFFRGIFPLVGGSAMAVAFGISAKDMVAPDYGYTAFGPIGGVFVLGVGMLVLGVPLMLACFAFGTKRFFRGETLNAGTEVKVPDVY; from the coding sequence ATGGCAATCGCGGAACAGCCGGCACCCATGACCACCGACAAGGGTCTGCAAGCCGGCGCGCTCGGTCTGGTCGGCAATGTGGTGATCGGACTCGCCGCGGTGGCTCCCGCGTACAGCCTGGCCGCCACGTTGGGGTACGTGGTCCTCAACGTCGGAGACAAGGCACCGGCGATGTTCGTGCTGGCCTTCATCCCGATGCTGCTGGTCGCCTTCGCGTACAAGGAGTTGTCGCAGGACACCCCGGACTGCGGGACGACATTCACCTGGGGCACGAAGGCTTTCGGCCCGTGGGTGGGCTGGATCGGCGGCTGGGGTCTGGCGGTGTCGGCGATCATCGTGCTGGCCAACGTCGCCGAGGTGGCGGCCATCTACCTGTTCAAGTTCCTCGGCCAGGACGCGCTCGCGGAGAATCTGTTCGCCAAGGTGGCGCTCGGTTCGTTCTTCATCATCTCCATGACGCTGGTGAGCGCGCGCGGCGTCGTGGTGTCGGAGCGCATGCAGAACGTCCTGATCACCATCCAATTCGGCGTGTTGATCATCGCCAGCATCTGGGCGTTGATCCGGGTGTTCAGCGGCACCGCGGGCGCCCAGGCCGTCAGCCCGCAACTGTCCTGGCTCTGGCCGTCCGGTCTCGACGTGTCCTCCATTGCGGCGGCGATCATCCTCTGCATCTTCATCTACTGGGGCTGGGACGCCTGCCTGGCGGTCGGCGAGGAGACCAAGAATCCCGGCAAGACCCCCGGTATCGCCGCGGTCATCACCACCTTGATCCTGGTCTGCACCTACGTGCTGGTGGCCTACGCGGTGCAGTCGTTCTCCGGCTTCGGAGTCGTCGGAATCGGTCTCAACAACCCCAACAACACCGATGACGTGCTGACCGTGCTCGGGGGGCCGGTGGGCGGCTCCATCCTGGCGTCGCTGCTGCTGCTCACCGTGTCGGTGTCGGCGCTGTCGTCCACCCAGACCACCATCCTGCCGACCGCGCGCGGCACCCTGTCGATGGCGGTGTACGAGGCGCTGCCCAAGCGCTTCGCCAGCGTCCACCCCAAGTACATGACACCCGCCTTCGGCACCATCGTGATGGGCTGCATGGCTCTGTTCTTCTACCTCGTGCTGACGTTCCTGTCCGAGAACGCGCTGGCCGACTCGGTGGCCTCACTCGGCCTGGCGGTGGCCTTCTACTACGGCATCACCGCGTTCGCCTGCGTCTGGTATTTCCGCAGGACGCTGTTCACCTCGGCCCGAAACCTGTTCTTCCGCGGCATCTTCCCGCTGGTGGGTGGTTCTGCGATGGCGGTGGCCTTCGGGATCAGCGCGAAGGACATGGTCGCGCCGGACTACGGTTACACCGCCTTTGGGCCCATCGGCGGTGTGTTCGTGCTCGGCGTCGGCATGCTGGTCCTCGGCGTTCCGCTGATGCTGGCGTGCTTCGCCTTCGGCACCAAACGCTTCTTCCGCGGCGAGACACTCAATGCCGGCACCGAAGTCAAAGTCCCCGATGTGTACTGA
- a CDS encoding succinate dehydrogenase iron-sulfur subunit → MTSSVIDKPETGGPDLPPVPDGAVMVTLKIARFNPDSPDDAGYQSYRVPCLPSDRLLNLLHYAKWYLDGTLTFRRSCAHGVCGSDAMRINGVNRLACKVLMRDLLPKKASKQLTITIEPIRGLPVEKDLVVNMEPFFDAYRAVKPFLIASGNAPTKERIQSATDRARYDDTTKCILCACCTTSCPVYWSEGSYFGPAAIVNAHRFIFDSRDEGAAERLDILNEVDGVWRCRTTFNCTEACPRGIQVTQAIQEVKRALMFAR, encoded by the coding sequence ATGACGTCTTCGGTCATCGACAAGCCAGAGACCGGCGGTCCGGACCTTCCTCCGGTGCCCGACGGCGCGGTCATGGTCACCCTCAAGATCGCCCGGTTCAACCCGGACAGCCCCGACGACGCCGGTTACCAGAGCTACCGGGTGCCGTGTCTGCCCTCGGATCGTCTGCTCAACCTGCTGCACTACGCGAAGTGGTACCTGGACGGCACCCTGACGTTCCGCCGGTCCTGCGCGCACGGGGTGTGTGGGTCTGACGCCATGCGTATCAACGGGGTGAACCGGCTGGCGTGCAAGGTGCTGATGCGTGACCTGCTGCCCAAGAAGGCCTCCAAGCAGCTGACCATCACCATCGAGCCGATCCGCGGGCTGCCCGTGGAAAAGGACCTCGTGGTGAACATGGAGCCGTTCTTCGACGCGTACCGCGCGGTGAAGCCGTTCCTGATCGCCAGCGGCAACGCCCCCACCAAGGAGCGCATCCAGAGCGCCACCGACCGGGCCCGCTACGACGACACCACAAAGTGCATCCTGTGCGCCTGCTGCACCACCAGCTGCCCGGTGTACTGGAGCGAGGGGTCCTACTTCGGCCCGGCCGCGATCGTCAACGCGCACCGGTTCATCTTCGATTCGCGCGACGAGGGCGCCGCCGAGCGCCTGGACATCCTCAACGAGGTCGACGGTGTGTGGCGCTGCCGCACCACCTTCAACTGCACCGAGGCTTGCCCGCGTGGCATCCAGGTGACCCAGGCGATCCAAGAGGTCAAGCGCGCCCTGATGTTCGCGCGCTAG
- a CDS encoding universal stress protein, protein MHLTVGYLATPTGDDGVALAAALARTFGADVDVVLVVREEFPDGHPGRGQYQEFLLERGQEWIAKAVSHLTGVANSVNANVLVGESFAETLLQFAEEHESDLIVVGGARDGFFGGHVIGPVSSALLHSSTIPVALAPRGYSDDAPDRIEAITAAVPSRAGDDNPLPFAITLASAANLSIRMVSLVSAENLAEAADLKELRQIQIDAAQENLAVAARALPESPDIESLVAEGMTLESALKKLNWDDTDVLVVGSSRFAAPKRIFLGSTASRILAGTDAPVIVIPRAE, encoded by the coding sequence ATGCATCTGACTGTCGGATATCTCGCGACACCGACCGGCGACGACGGTGTCGCACTGGCGGCCGCGCTGGCCCGCACCTTCGGGGCAGACGTGGACGTCGTGCTGGTGGTGCGTGAAGAGTTCCCGGACGGCCATCCCGGACGGGGTCAGTACCAGGAGTTCCTGCTCGAGCGCGGACAGGAGTGGATCGCCAAGGCGGTGTCTCACCTGACCGGTGTGGCGAATTCGGTCAACGCCAACGTCCTGGTGGGTGAGTCGTTCGCCGAGACATTGCTGCAGTTCGCCGAGGAACACGAATCGGACCTCATCGTGGTCGGCGGCGCGCGCGACGGCTTCTTCGGCGGGCATGTCATCGGGCCGGTGTCGAGCGCGCTCCTGCACAGTTCGACGATCCCCGTCGCGCTGGCGCCGCGTGGCTACTCCGACGATGCGCCCGACCGCATCGAAGCCATCACCGCCGCGGTGCCCAGCAGGGCCGGTGACGACAATCCGCTGCCCTTTGCCATCACCTTGGCCAGTGCGGCCAACCTTTCGATCCGGATGGTGTCCCTGGTATCGGCCGAGAACTTGGCCGAGGCCGCCGATCTCAAGGAACTGCGGCAGATTCAGATCGATGCCGCGCAGGAGAACCTGGCTGTGGCCGCCCGTGCACTCCCCGAGTCTCCGGATATCGAATCACTGGTGGCCGAGGGCATGACGCTGGAGTCCGCGCTCAAGAAGCTCAACTGGGACGACACCGACGTGCTGGTGGTCGGCTCCAGCAGGTTCGCCGCACCCAAGCGGATATTCCTGGGCTCCACCGCATCACGGATTCTGGCCGGCACCGATGCGCCGGTGATCGTCATCCCGCGCGCGGAATAG
- a CDS encoding nitronate monooxygenase produces MSLLTTWSAAMGLTYPVVNAPMGGAAGGRLAAAVSRAGGLGMIGMGSAATPEVLRRELAALDGYAGPFGIGLVHWVLSEQPDLLEVALSARPALLSVSFGDDTGASTATGNGPAWVQDAHAAGVITATQVATVEDAVRAVESGVDVLVGRGGEGGGHGKPVMGTLPLLTAVLDTVDVPVLAAGGIASPRGVAAVLAAGAAGAWIGTAFAACTEALTSDDARAELLAGSQTELTSEHDIAAGYRWPAGIPERVLRGSPVNAGQGVGQLRGHADAGDLVVQLGAGAAALLGRWGSQAR; encoded by the coding sequence GTGTCATTGCTCACCACATGGTCTGCCGCAATGGGTCTCACCTACCCGGTGGTGAACGCGCCGATGGGAGGTGCGGCCGGTGGACGGCTGGCCGCCGCGGTGTCGCGGGCCGGCGGGCTGGGCATGATCGGCATGGGCAGCGCGGCGACCCCGGAGGTGTTGCGTCGCGAACTCGCCGCGCTGGATGGATACGCCGGTCCGTTCGGTATCGGACTGGTGCACTGGGTGCTCAGCGAGCAGCCAGACCTGCTGGAGGTGGCCCTGTCCGCCCGGCCTGCGCTGCTGAGCGTCAGCTTCGGCGACGACACCGGGGCGAGCACAGCGACGGGAAATGGCCCGGCCTGGGTGCAGGACGCGCATGCCGCTGGGGTGATCACCGCGACGCAGGTCGCCACGGTCGAGGACGCCGTCCGTGCGGTGGAGTCCGGGGTGGACGTGCTGGTGGGCCGCGGCGGCGAGGGTGGCGGGCACGGCAAACCCGTGATGGGCACCCTGCCGCTGCTGACCGCGGTGCTCGACACTGTCGACGTGCCGGTGCTGGCCGCCGGTGGGATCGCCTCGCCACGCGGGGTGGCCGCAGTGCTGGCAGCCGGAGCCGCCGGGGCCTGGATCGGGACCGCGTTCGCCGCGTGTACCGAGGCGCTGACCTCCGACGATGCCCGCGCCGAACTGCTGGCCGGATCGCAGACCGAGCTGACCTCCGAGCACGACATCGCGGCCGGATACCGTTGGCCGGCCGGCATTCCGGAGCGGGTGCTGCGCGGGTCGCCGGTCAACGCCGGCCAAGGCGTGGGGCAGCTGCGTGGTCACGCCGACGCCGGTGACCTCGTCGTCCAGCTCGGTGCGGGCGCAGCAGCGTTGTTGGGGCGCTGGGGTTCTCAGGCGCGCTGA